The Agarilytica rhodophyticola genome has a window encoding:
- a CDS encoding succinylglutamate desuccinylase/aspartoacylase family protein, which translates to MKLLYFLTALVFFSHVSAEEISPFNIADVTVAPGQRVDFNLAVAAGKSDPKTHIPVSVIHGKQSGPVLAVVGGVHGFEFSPILAAAKLADRLEADSLSGTLILVRAAHVAAFENRSPYVNPYDRKNLNRSFPGDPKGTQTERIAWAISHNIVAKADFLIDVHSGDGAEWLAAFVGVYGGPLASDYPTALAVAEAFGFPNIVRYKMNTQKQIDDGRSLNRQGVAAKIPTILVEIGENGSRNPEHIEAINTGLVNTLKTLDMLPGSAENASLKDAKYFDGTSSVPVKHSGIWYPKYSIGRFVKKNEILGTLKDYHGATLETVKAPTSGFALYGLAGPPVKAGESVMTIAKPVPRFSQ; encoded by the coding sequence ATGAAATTACTATATTTTTTAACGGCTTTGGTATTTTTTAGCCACGTCTCTGCCGAGGAAATAAGTCCATTTAATATTGCCGACGTGACGGTTGCTCCTGGTCAGCGAGTGGACTTTAATTTAGCCGTAGCGGCAGGTAAATCTGATCCTAAGACACATATTCCTGTGAGTGTTATTCACGGTAAGCAAAGTGGCCCCGTGCTTGCGGTGGTTGGCGGTGTACATGGCTTTGAATTTTCGCCGATTCTTGCCGCAGCAAAGTTGGCTGACAGATTAGAAGCTGATAGTTTAAGTGGAACGCTTATTTTAGTGAGAGCGGCACATGTTGCCGCTTTTGAAAATAGAAGTCCTTATGTTAATCCTTATGATCGCAAGAATTTAAATCGCTCTTTTCCTGGTGACCCCAAAGGGACACAAACTGAGCGCATTGCTTGGGCAATTTCCCACAACATTGTCGCCAAGGCTGACTTTTTAATTGATGTGCACAGTGGCGATGGTGCCGAGTGGCTAGCTGCTTTTGTTGGCGTCTATGGTGGGCCTTTAGCAAGCGATTATCCCACAGCCTTGGCCGTGGCTGAAGCATTTGGTTTTCCCAATATCGTTCGATACAAAATGAATACGCAAAAGCAGATCGATGACGGTCGTTCGTTAAATAGACAGGGCGTCGCTGCTAAAATACCAACTATTCTGGTGGAAATCGGAGAAAATGGCTCGCGCAACCCTGAACATATCGAGGCAATTAACACGGGCCTAGTCAATACCTTGAAGACACTGGATATGCTACCAGGCAGTGCTGAAAATGCGTCTTTGAAAGATGCTAAGTATTTTGACGGCACTTCCTCTGTGCCGGTAAAACACTCCGGTATTTGGTATCCAAAGTATAGTATTGGTCGTTTTGTCAAAAAAAATGAAATACTTGGTACTTTAAAAGATTATCACGGCGCTACCTTAGAAACGGTAAAGGCACCTACTAGCGGCTTTGCCTTATATGGCCTAGCTGGTCCTCCGGTAAAAGCGGGAGAGAGCGTTATGACTATTGCTAAACCGGTACCTCGTTTTTCTCAATAA
- a CDS encoding WD40/YVTN/BNR-like repeat-containing protein, protein MKLFLNLTIPIVFTFCTSAFAAKESNTEKDDVFAALPLRAMGPAVTGGRISDLAVSAKNPAYYFAAVASGGVWRTKNNGTTWTPVFDGQGSYSIGDVTMDPNNSRVIWVGTGENNSQRSVGYGDGVYKSIDGGESWKNVGLKESEHIGEILVDPRNSNVVYVAAQGPLWRAGGDRGLYKTVDGGETWKRILDISPNTGVSDIAFEPGNPDVIYATSYQRRRHTWTLINGGPESSIYKTSDGGANWKKIDKGLPKVDLGRIGIAVAPTQPQTIYALVEASQDKSGFFISHDGGAHWKEQSKYKSGSPQYYQEIVVDPNNPLRVYSLDTFLMVSDDGGKNFRQAGEKWKHVDNHALWIDPDNSNHLIVGCDGGVYESWDRAVNWQFKANMPLTQFYKVSVDNDFPFYNVFGGTQDNASLGAAHRNTTTTGIRNSDWLYTQFGDGFKTQIDPTDPNIIYSQYQYGGLARYDKQSGERVQIKPVTPDSNEAQRWNWNSPLIISPHNNKRLYYASQRVFRSDDQGDSWQVVSGDLSGNVDRNTLPVMGRVWGVDAVAKNTSTSFYGSVIALSESPVTENLLYAGTDDGLIHYTTNGGGNWQKASWPKKVPQNSYVSDLEASVTDANTVFATFDNHKQGDFKPYIFRSNDRGKKWVDITGDLPQRGTVYTIAEDHVNSNLLFAGTEFGLFFSQNGGKNWTALKANLPTIAVRDMEIQRRESDLAIATFGRGFYILDDYSPLRTNVSQVKSRGATLFPVRRAFQFVAHSPMGISGQAFQGANYYAAKNPDYGAVFTYYLNEDLKTAKQKRQQAETELRKANKNIAYPSWQSLEVEEFEKAPELIFTIRDKQGNLVHRLKTAAKKGLHRLAWNLHYPGFEPVKLTKKTEFLPWETENKGPKVVPGSYTVTLSKLVNGVESPYGQSQDFEVVEIDNRTFASKDRTADLEFDIKMGRLSKAIQGAGKFQAELESRIQYIEAAIIETPKVDQNLLAKVRKLAESSTRIGWDLNGNRAIAKRAEPVPESISAYIAYLEWSRSENTGPVTGNQRLRFQRASEGYGKVYPKLKALAEQVTQLENALRDAQSPWIPGILPLEIN, encoded by the coding sequence ATGAAACTGTTTTTGAACTTAACAATTCCTATTGTGTTCACTTTTTGCACTTCTGCTTTCGCGGCTAAAGAGAGTAATACTGAAAAAGATGATGTTTTTGCCGCGCTGCCATTGCGTGCCATGGGGCCAGCCGTTACCGGAGGCCGTATTAGTGACCTGGCTGTAAGTGCAAAAAACCCCGCGTACTATTTCGCAGCAGTAGCTTCTGGTGGAGTGTGGCGCACTAAAAATAATGGTACAACCTGGACCCCGGTATTTGATGGTCAAGGAAGCTATTCCATTGGTGATGTGACAATGGACCCTAATAATAGTCGTGTTATCTGGGTCGGTACGGGTGAAAATAACAGCCAGCGTTCGGTCGGTTATGGCGACGGCGTTTATAAATCCATCGATGGTGGAGAGTCATGGAAAAATGTAGGACTTAAAGAGTCCGAGCATATTGGTGAAATACTGGTTGATCCACGCAACTCTAACGTAGTTTACGTTGCAGCACAGGGACCACTCTGGCGAGCGGGAGGTGATCGAGGCCTTTATAAAACTGTAGATGGAGGCGAAACTTGGAAGCGCATCCTCGACATTAGTCCCAACACCGGGGTGAGCGATATTGCTTTCGAACCCGGCAATCCTGATGTGATATACGCCACTAGTTATCAGCGTCGCCGTCACACTTGGACGTTGATTAATGGTGGGCCGGAGTCAAGTATTTATAAAACGAGTGATGGTGGTGCCAACTGGAAAAAGATCGATAAGGGTTTGCCGAAGGTGGATCTTGGTCGCATTGGCATCGCTGTAGCACCCACTCAACCACAAACAATATATGCTCTAGTAGAAGCCTCACAGGATAAGAGTGGTTTTTTTATATCTCACGACGGCGGTGCTCACTGGAAGGAGCAGAGTAAATATAAATCAGGCAGTCCCCAGTACTATCAAGAAATAGTCGTTGATCCCAATAACCCATTGCGAGTTTACTCACTCGACACTTTTCTAATGGTAAGTGATGATGGGGGAAAAAACTTCCGCCAGGCGGGAGAAAAATGGAAACACGTGGATAATCACGCCTTATGGATCGATCCCGATAATTCTAACCATTTAATTGTTGGCTGCGATGGTGGTGTTTATGAATCCTGGGATCGTGCCGTCAATTGGCAATTTAAAGCTAATATGCCTCTAACACAATTTTATAAAGTCTCGGTAGATAACGATTTTCCTTTTTACAATGTCTTTGGTGGTACACAGGATAACGCTTCTCTTGGTGCCGCTCATCGCAATACTACCACTACGGGAATTCGCAATAGCGATTGGCTTTACACCCAATTTGGTGACGGTTTTAAAACCCAAATTGATCCTACTGATCCCAACATTATTTACTCCCAGTATCAATATGGGGGCCTTGCACGCTATGACAAACAAAGTGGAGAACGAGTACAGATAAAGCCCGTTACTCCCGATAGTAATGAGGCACAACGCTGGAATTGGAATTCTCCCCTTATTATTAGTCCTCACAATAACAAGCGACTTTACTACGCATCGCAGCGGGTATTTCGCAGTGACGACCAGGGCGATAGTTGGCAAGTGGTGAGCGGTGATTTATCTGGCAATGTCGACAGAAATACCTTGCCTGTTATGGGGCGTGTGTGGGGTGTCGATGCTGTTGCCAAAAATACCTCCACTTCTTTTTACGGTAGTGTGATTGCCTTAAGTGAATCACCTGTAACAGAAAACTTACTCTATGCTGGCACTGACGACGGTTTAATACATTACACCACAAATGGCGGTGGTAATTGGCAAAAAGCCAGTTGGCCAAAAAAGGTTCCCCAGAATTCTTATGTCAGTGATCTTGAGGCTTCGGTAACAGACGCTAATACAGTATTTGCGACCTTTGATAATCACAAGCAAGGTGACTTTAAGCCCTATATATTCCGGAGTAACGATCGCGGTAAAAAATGGGTCGATATTACCGGTGATCTACCTCAGCGAGGCACGGTCTATACCATTGCTGAAGACCATGTGAACAGCAATCTTCTGTTTGCAGGAACTGAGTTTGGTCTCTTTTTTAGTCAGAACGGCGGAAAAAACTGGACAGCATTGAAAGCCAACTTACCTACCATAGCCGTGCGCGATATGGAAATACAACGCCGCGAAAGCGACTTGGCGATAGCCACCTTCGGGCGAGGTTTTTATATCCTCGATGATTATTCGCCGCTGCGTACTAATGTCAGTCAAGTAAAAAGTCGTGGCGCTACTTTATTCCCTGTGCGTCGTGCTTTTCAGTTCGTTGCCCACTCACCCATGGGAATCAGTGGTCAGGCCTTTCAGGGCGCCAATTACTACGCGGCAAAAAATCCCGACTACGGTGCTGTTTTTACCTATTATTTAAATGAAGATTTAAAAACTGCTAAGCAGAAGCGTCAGCAAGCAGAAACAGAACTGCGCAAGGCGAATAAAAATATCGCTTACCCCAGTTGGCAAAGTTTGGAAGTAGAAGAGTTTGAAAAAGCACCTGAGTTAATTTTTACCATTCGTGACAAGCAGGGCAATCTTGTTCATCGTCTCAAGACTGCTGCAAAAAAAGGACTGCATCGTTTGGCGTGGAACCTGCACTATCCTGGTTTTGAACCCGTTAAGCTGACAAAGAAAACAGAGTTTTTGCCATGGGAAACTGAAAACAAAGGTCCTAAAGTTGTTCCCGGCAGCTATACCGTTACCTTGTCAAAACTCGTCAACGGTGTAGAGAGTCCTTATGGTCAATCCCAGGATTTCGAAGTAGTGGAAATTGATAACCGTACCTTTGCCAGCAAAGATCGTACTGCAGATTTAGAATTTGACATCAAGATGGGCCGTCTATCGAAAGCGATACAAGGAGCTGGCAAGTTTCAAGCAGAGCTGGAAAGTCGCATTCAGTACATTGAAGCGGCCATTATCGAGACACCGAAAGTGGATCAAAACCTTTTGGCAAAAGTGCGAAAACTTGCAGAATCATCCACACGCATTGGCTGGGATCTCAACGGTAATCGCGCCATTGCTAAACGTGCCGAACCTGTGCCGGAATCCATCAGCGCGTATATTGCTTATTTAGAATGGAGTCGCTCGGAAAATACAGGGCCTGTGACAGGCAATCAACGTCTTCGTTTCCAGCGCGCAAGCGAAGGGTACGGTAAAGTATACCCCAAGCTAAAAGCACTAGCCGAGCAGGTTACACAACTGGAAAATGCGCTGCGTGATGCTCAATCCCCATGGATTCCTGGTATACTCCCGCTGGAAATTAATTAA
- a CDS encoding PepSY-associated TM helix domain-containing protein, with product MALGFKRFCRKFHLWGALVIFVPVAVVIVSGILLQVKKEFNWIQPPTKKGQMQVPSLSFPEILAAVSRVEEAQIRHWQDIKRIDVRPGKGVLKVQNVNNNWEIQLDASSGKILKVAYRRSDTIEAIHDGSWFFDAAKLWIFLPVAIILFILWITGAVMLYQFLQGKRKRYKFNRRHPRP from the coding sequence ATGGCACTGGGATTTAAACGCTTCTGCCGAAAATTTCATCTGTGGGGAGCGCTGGTTATTTTTGTCCCAGTTGCCGTTGTCATAGTAAGCGGCATTCTTTTGCAAGTTAAAAAAGAATTTAATTGGATACAGCCGCCAACTAAAAAAGGACAGATGCAGGTTCCCAGTCTGTCCTTTCCTGAAATTCTCGCCGCTGTGAGTCGAGTAGAAGAGGCTCAAATTCGCCACTGGCAAGATATTAAACGCATTGATGTACGACCAGGCAAAGGCGTACTAAAAGTTCAAAACGTCAACAACAATTGGGAAATTCAGCTTGATGCCAGCTCAGGCAAGATCTTGAAGGTTGCCTATCGTCGTTCCGATACTATCGAAGCCATACACGATGGCAGCTGGTTCTTCGATGCTGCTAAACTATGGATATTTTTACCTGTGGCAATCATTTTATTCATTTTATGGATAACCGGAGCGGTAATGCTTTACCAATTTCTACAAGGTAAACGCAAGCGTTATAAGTTTAATCGCAGACATCCTCGTCCTTGA
- a CDS encoding WD40/YVTN/BNR-like repeat-containing protein produces the protein MKYLFSLYSFLLTICLAVNTHAAIDADLLSGMKARAIGPAATSGRITDIEVVVNQPNIMYAGTATGGLWKSVNSGLNWTPIFDDQDYASIGALAINQSNPDEIWVGTGEGNVRNSTSYGGGIYKSIDAGKTWTLMGLAKTERINRIAIDPTNPNIVYVAALGTLWSENTDRGIYKTEDGGKTWKKILYVDQKTGGTDIKMDPQNPNKLYAAMWQFRRWPYRFESGGKGSGLYISFDGGNSWTQKTEDDGLPKGELGRIVIATAKSNPNRVYALVEAKKSALVRSDDGGHSWSEVNKETKIADRPFYYSELEVDPQNENIVYNLATFVRRSIDGGKTFTQIESVNCCAAGNTIHIDTHSLWINPQNSKHMILGNDGGLAITRDKASTWRYVQNLPVSQFYHIRVDDAHPYNIYGGLQDNGTWRGPSEIWKTAGIRSLHWQEIAFGDGFDAMPFPDNNEAGYAMFQGGNLMTWDINTGEQSLIKPNMPIIQNGKEVELRFNWSSALAQDPFNNDTIYYGSQFVHKSTNRGASWETISGDLTTNNPKWQKFKDSGGLTPDVTAAENFTSIVSIAPSTVQQGVIWVGTDDGRVHVTRDGGKTWRSIENKAKGVPKNTWVPHIEPSPHDAGTAFIVFDNHRRGDMQTYVQRIDKFGAKFTSLATKNLRGYALSIQQDHVDPNLIFLGTELGLYVTTDGGRQWFKYTAGVPTVSVMDMAIQERENDLVLGTHGRSTFVLDDYSALRGLNQEHFSKKLALLSVTDGQQYIRGRSQGTRFWGDGAFVGENEPYGVVLTLMAAGDFLKHPDEDKEKIRSKTQRVKEAAKKEKEEANKKDSDNNADENKSKSKEKKPTSKARIEVSDASGRVIRTFVSELQQGINRIVWDLKLDGVRPTPENIPKKDKDIMPPSQFEAIPGEYSLKVTLNEESFSAKAKILIDPRIDSNAEALSARNGALEEVLAMENLWADMVYALDDHKKDVELIKAKAQKVIEQAQKDAQENHPLKELTKKADKLLKKIKKHHKNLRTLPDTNGIVDDSYTLASYIGFAYFAVASDFAAPTSNTLEFVKKAKQETAKRRGEVNKLINTEIQDFRKAFDQSDLGLLKKVKAL, from the coding sequence ATGAAATATTTATTTAGTCTTTATTCGTTTTTACTCACTATTTGTCTTGCTGTAAATACACATGCGGCAATTGATGCCGATCTACTTTCTGGAATGAAAGCCCGTGCGATTGGGCCAGCAGCGACCAGTGGTCGCATTACCGATATCGAGGTGGTGGTTAATCAACCGAATATTATGTATGCCGGTACTGCCACCGGCGGCTTATGGAAATCCGTTAACAGCGGATTAAATTGGACGCCTATTTTTGACGATCAAGATTATGCCTCCATCGGCGCGCTTGCTATTAACCAAAGTAATCCTGACGAAATCTGGGTGGGCACCGGCGAAGGTAATGTTCGCAACTCTACTTCCTACGGCGGTGGTATTTATAAATCCATTGATGCCGGTAAGACATGGACATTGATGGGGCTTGCAAAAACAGAGCGTATAAACCGTATCGCGATCGATCCTACTAATCCCAATATTGTCTATGTGGCAGCGCTGGGTACCTTGTGGTCAGAAAATACTGATCGTGGTATTTATAAAACGGAAGATGGCGGTAAGACCTGGAAAAAGATTCTTTATGTAGATCAAAAAACCGGCGGCACCGATATTAAAATGGACCCGCAAAACCCCAATAAGCTCTACGCAGCTATGTGGCAGTTCCGTCGCTGGCCCTATCGTTTTGAGTCTGGCGGTAAGGGCTCGGGGCTCTATATATCTTTCGATGGTGGTAACAGTTGGACACAAAAAACAGAGGACGACGGTCTGCCAAAAGGTGAGTTAGGCCGTATTGTTATCGCCACGGCAAAAAGTAATCCCAATCGTGTTTACGCTTTAGTGGAAGCAAAAAAGAGTGCCTTAGTGCGTAGTGATGATGGCGGGCATAGTTGGAGTGAGGTCAATAAAGAAACAAAAATTGCTGACCGACCATTTTATTATTCCGAGTTAGAAGTCGACCCCCAAAACGAAAATATTGTTTATAACTTGGCGACTTTTGTCCGCAGATCCATCGACGGAGGCAAAACATTTACTCAAATAGAAAGTGTTAATTGTTGTGCTGCCGGGAATACCATCCACATCGATACTCATTCATTATGGATTAATCCACAAAATTCTAAGCACATGATCCTTGGTAATGATGGTGGCCTTGCTATCACCCGTGATAAAGCATCCACATGGCGGTATGTTCAAAATTTACCGGTGTCCCAGTTTTATCATATCCGTGTGGACGACGCTCACCCCTATAATATTTACGGTGGACTGCAAGACAATGGCACTTGGCGTGGTCCCAGTGAAATATGGAAAACTGCCGGCATTCGCAGCTTACACTGGCAGGAAATTGCCTTTGGTGATGGCTTCGATGCAATGCCTTTCCCAGATAATAACGAAGCGGGATATGCGATGTTTCAGGGTGGCAATCTGATGACCTGGGACATTAACACAGGTGAGCAATCATTAATAAAACCCAATATGCCGATAATCCAGAACGGCAAAGAAGTTGAATTACGTTTTAATTGGAGCTCCGCACTGGCGCAAGACCCATTTAATAATGACACGATTTACTACGGCAGCCAGTTCGTTCATAAATCTACCAATCGAGGCGCTAGTTGGGAAACTATTTCAGGTGATCTCACCACAAATAATCCCAAGTGGCAGAAATTCAAGGATTCAGGTGGTCTTACCCCCGATGTGACGGCGGCGGAAAACTTCACATCCATTGTGTCAATTGCGCCAAGCACCGTGCAACAAGGTGTTATTTGGGTCGGTACGGATGATGGCCGCGTTCATGTTACTCGCGACGGCGGCAAAACTTGGCGTAGCATAGAAAACAAAGCCAAAGGTGTGCCTAAAAATACTTGGGTGCCGCATATTGAGCCTTCACCCCATGACGCCGGCACAGCTTTTATTGTGTTTGATAATCATCGCCGTGGCGATATGCAAACCTATGTTCAACGTATCGATAAATTCGGAGCGAAATTTACCAGCCTTGCGACAAAAAACCTACGTGGTTACGCGCTATCTATTCAACAAGATCATGTTGACCCCAACTTAATTTTTCTAGGTACTGAACTGGGCCTTTATGTTACCACCGATGGTGGTCGCCAATGGTTTAAGTACACCGCCGGAGTGCCCACTGTTTCGGTAATGGATATGGCGATCCAGGAGAGAGAGAATGATTTGGTACTGGGTACCCATGGTCGCTCTACTTTTGTACTTGATGACTACAGCGCTCTGCGTGGTTTAAATCAAGAGCACTTCTCCAAAAAGCTCGCTTTACTGTCTGTCACAGATGGTCAGCAGTATATTCGAGGCCGTTCTCAGGGCACTCGTTTTTGGGGTGATGGGGCATTCGTTGGGGAAAATGAGCCTTATGGTGTTGTACTGACTCTAATGGCTGCTGGTGACTTTCTAAAACATCCTGACGAAGATAAAGAAAAAATTCGTAGTAAAACGCAGCGCGTAAAAGAAGCGGCTAAAAAAGAAAAAGAAGAAGCCAATAAGAAAGACTCAGACAATAACGCCGATGAAAATAAAAGTAAAAGTAAAGAGAAGAAACCAACAAGCAAGGCGCGAATAGAAGTAAGTGATGCCAGTGGCAGGGTGATTCGAACCTTTGTTAGCGAGTTACAACAAGGTATAAACCGAATTGTATGGGATTTAAAACTCGATGGCGTTCGGCCGACGCCAGAAAATATTCCTAAAAAGGACAAGGACATAATGCCACCTAGTCAATTTGAAGCAATTCCCGGGGAATATTCTCTTAAAGTAACACTTAACGAAGAAAGCTTCAGTGCCAAAGCCAAAATTTTGATTGATCCTCGTATCGATAGCAACGCTGAAGCTTTGTCGGCACGCAACGGTGCTCTTGAAGAGGTATTAGCTATGGAAAATCTCTGGGCAGATATGGTTTATGCCTTAGATGATCACAAAAAAGATGTGGAATTAATCAAAGCTAAAGCGCAAAAAGTTATCGAGCAAGCACAAAAAGATGCACAGGAAAATCATCCCCTCAAGGAATTAACGAAAAAAGCGGATAAACTCCTGAAAAAAATTAAAAAGCATCATAAAAACTTACGCACGCTTCCCGATACCAATGGCATAGTTGATGACAGCTACACCCTGGCAAGTTATATCGGCTTCGCTTACTTTGCAGTTGCCAGCGATTTTGCTGCGCCGACGAGTAATACCCTTGAATTTGTAAAAAAAGCAAAGCAAGAAACTGCAAAACGACGTGGTGAAGTCAATAAACTTATTAACACGGAAATTCAGGATTTTCGAAAAGCCTTCGATCAATCAGATCTGGGTTTGTTGAAGAAAGTGAAGGCACTTTAA
- a CDS encoding TonB-dependent receptor plug domain-containing protein, which produces MNVFVLPVLLFCLSSLVFAQEIEQMLVTPETPDYLQNFQKLHLQQDIKTAQQLPTHNLAELILNSPDAALNGQGGMLQMYSIRGLSRWRVKTLVEGVPINTDRRAGSAASFVPPAFVQQLQLIPGAASSIFGSGALGGAVNVSLQKTEGYHGRFSTDTNQDSSNVSFTSSDKANDLGISYRQAQMGEDANGEPLNDGFEHLAGLWRHRKSSGKLRDAWLFISEGNNWGKSSSRFPQDRRTYYPENNHAVFKTQVFTNNILIEPYFHRSHLQTNIERNDSLTVSENDALNYGITALGQKQFTDWQYTWQVGMHERNDVLAKEALLDNQQFLLQSRTTLSGDERELFFQSDIYKRWDELNWTSGIRLSHTDLQDRQSSAKKTDVNWSAYSGLLWQIGSNWATSGYISTAYRTPSLTELFFSGETPRGQVLGDRNLKSENALNIEYDVKYKVSTVQLILRGFYQQIDNYIERIELDNDILRYQNLERADIKGISYSLNYTAIKEKLHVNLFGQWLSGEDNNDNPLIDVSPNHHTISLLYNLEKIKLRADIRHRSSKKNVAPGEQPLPELTTIAIAMEGQLNANWGYRLTMNNLSNKLARTSTDEYAPYIRGRHGVLELYFSF; this is translated from the coding sequence ATGAATGTATTTGTATTACCGGTCCTACTTTTTTGCCTGTCTTCTCTAGTGTTTGCACAAGAAATAGAGCAGATGCTGGTTACCCCAGAGACTCCTGATTATTTACAAAATTTCCAGAAACTTCATTTACAACAAGACATCAAAACTGCGCAGCAACTGCCAACACACAACCTAGCCGAATTAATACTAAATTCCCCGGACGCTGCATTAAATGGCCAGGGAGGCATGTTGCAAATGTACAGTATTCGAGGTTTATCACGTTGGCGGGTTAAAACTCTAGTGGAGGGCGTGCCCATTAATACAGACCGGCGCGCGGGCAGTGCAGCGTCTTTTGTTCCTCCTGCGTTTGTCCAGCAACTCCAGCTTATTCCAGGAGCCGCTTCTTCTATTTTTGGTTCTGGTGCGTTAGGAGGTGCTGTGAATGTAAGTTTACAAAAAACTGAGGGCTACCACGGACGATTTTCTACCGATACTAATCAAGATAGTTCGAATGTTAGCTTTACATCATCTGATAAGGCCAATGATCTTGGGATCTCATATCGTCAGGCGCAAATGGGAGAAGATGCCAATGGTGAACCGCTCAACGATGGTTTTGAACACTTAGCCGGTTTGTGGCGTCATCGTAAATCTTCCGGAAAACTTCGTGATGCTTGGCTTTTCATTAGTGAGGGCAACAATTGGGGAAAATCTTCCAGTCGCTTTCCGCAAGATCGTCGCACATATTACCCTGAGAATAATCATGCTGTGTTTAAAACACAAGTTTTCACTAACAACATACTGATAGAGCCTTATTTTCATCGCTCGCATTTGCAGACGAATATTGAGCGCAATGACTCTTTAACTGTGAGTGAAAATGATGCCTTGAATTACGGTATTACGGCCCTTGGCCAAAAGCAGTTTACTGACTGGCAGTATACTTGGCAGGTGGGCATGCATGAACGAAACGATGTTCTAGCGAAGGAAGCATTATTGGATAATCAGCAATTTCTCCTACAGTCAAGAACCACCTTGTCGGGCGATGAACGTGAACTATTTTTCCAAAGTGATATTTATAAACGTTGGGATGAATTAAATTGGACAAGTGGCATACGCCTTAGTCACACCGATTTACAAGATAGACAAAGCTCAGCTAAAAAAACCGATGTTAACTGGAGTGCTTATTCAGGTTTACTTTGGCAGATAGGTTCTAATTGGGCCACCAGTGGTTATATCAGCACAGCATACCGAACCCCTTCACTCACAGAGCTTTTTTTTAGCGGTGAGACACCGAGAGGTCAGGTATTGGGAGATCGCAACTTAAAATCAGAAAATGCGTTAAATATTGAATATGATGTAAAATACAAGGTTAGCACTGTTCAGCTAATTTTAAGAGGGTTTTACCAGCAGATAGATAATTACATAGAGCGAATAGAACTTGATAATGATATTTTACGGTACCAAAACCTTGAGCGTGCTGATATCAAAGGCATTTCATACAGCCTAAATTACACAGCAATTAAAGAAAAGTTGCACGTGAATTTATTTGGCCAATGGCTATCGGGAGAGGATAATAACGATAATCCTCTGATAGATGTTAGCCCCAACCATCATACCATTTCATTGCTTTATAACCTGGAAAAAATAAAACTTCGAGCAGATATCCGCCACCGCAGCAGTAAAAAAAATGTAGCGCCTGGCGAGCAACCTCTGCCGGAACTGACAACCATTGCCATAGCGATGGAAGGGCAGCTCAATGCAAACTGGGGATATCGTTTAACAATGAATAACTTAAGCAATAAACTGGCACGTACTAGCACAGATGAATATGCCCCTTACATTCGAGGCCGACATGGCGTTCTTGAGTTATATTTTTCTTTCTAA